CCGGGGCAGTCGCAGTCGCTCGCGGGGTCGAATTCCTCGAATACCGGAGACTCCATGCGATTCCCCTCACACTTCCGGCGGAAAATGCGGCACCCGTGCACGTCCGGGCGCGCGTCGTCAGTTTCGCAACTGTCTTCCGCACGCGCATGCTGACGGTCCGAATGATGTACGCGGGGGCCTTCCGGGAGCCGCGGCGGCCCCAGGACGGTGGTTAGGAGCACCCCCGGACGTCCTGTAGAGTTACGACGTCAGCGCGCGCCGCTAGCTCAGTTGGTTAGAGCAGCTGACTCTTAATCAGCGGGTCCGGGGTTCGAGTCCCTGGCGGCGCACGATGCCGGTGGCGGCTTGTGTTCGCAGACAACGCGAACGCGAGCCGCCACCGTCGTTTTCTGCGCGGCTCCGCCGCGCGCTGTGGGGGCTCCGTCACCCACACCCCCTTTGCTCGGCGTCATGGCGACCGGGGGTCAAGAAGCCCTGCGCGGAGCCCCCGCACCGACCGGAAGGCCCCTCGCGGGAGCGGGGGGCCTTCTTGTATCTCCGAGGGCCCCTGTCTCTGGCCGGAACCCGGCCCCCCGCCCGATTGGCCGGATACCCTCTCGCCATGGCAGCGCGTGACCTCCAGGAGCGGATCAAGAAGCTCATCATCGACCGCCGGCTGGCCTCCGGGGCCCCGCTGCCGACCGAGCCCGAGCTGATGGAGTACCTCGGCGCGAGCCGGAACTCGGTGCGGGAGGCGCTGAAGGCGCTCCAGGCGATGGGCATCGTGGAGATCCGGCACGGGTTCGGGACGTACGTCGGCCCCATGTCCCTGGCCCCGATGATCGAGGGCCTCGCCTTCCGCACGGTCGCCGGGCACTACCGGGGCGAGGACTCCCTGCTCCAGCTGCTCGAACTCAGGGAGGCCGTGGAGACGGGGCTCGTCTCCCGGCTCGCGGGGCGGATACCGCGCACGGACCTCGTCGAACTGGACGCGCTCGTCGACCGTATGGAAGAGCAGGCCGCGCGCGGAGCCGGCCTCGCCGAGACCGACCGGGCCTTCCACGCCACCCTCTACCGGGGGCTGGACAACGTGCTGCTGAGCGAGGTCCTGGAAGCCTTCTGGGACGCCTTCCACCGGGTCCGCACGGACCTCGGGGGCGAGCCGCAGGACCCGAAGGTGACCTGCCGGCAGCACCGGGAGATCCTCGACGCGGTCCGCTCCGGCGACTCGATGCGGGCGGAGGAGGCCATAAGAGAGCACTTCGGCAACATCCGCGCCCGCCTGTCCACAACGGCTCCACAGGGTCCCCACACCCGCCACAATGAACGCGTATGACCGGTAAACACCGCGTTTCGCATCTTGCGATCATGATGAACGCCGTAGAACCCTGGTTTTCTGGTTTTTCAAGATGCTGCGCTTTCGCGGCAGTTGGGGGGATTCGGAGCCGGTTGCGGATCGAGCGGGGGTAGGGGCCCCGTTCATGAAGCGATGCCGTGGGGGGCATCATGCAACCGGAAGGTCGCGTTGCCGTGTCTATAGGGTGTGGATGACGTGGTGACAGCGACCCACCACTGATACGTCTGTGAAGGTCGAGGGGGACCTGGAGCAGACGGTAGGAAGCGACGAAACACGCGGCTGTTCCGCGTGTGGGGGGATGACTCATGACGTCGAGGCCGACGGGCGCCCGGCAGGACCACGACCCGTCCCAGACCACCCAGCTCAGGGTGCCGGCGCATCGGATGAGCACCACGGGGACATTCCGGCGGATCAAGAAGACGCTGCCGAGATACGACTACGAGCACTACAGCCGGCTCGCGGGTCCCCTCACCCAACCCGATCCGACCAAGCCGTACAAGGTGCAGTACCGCTCGCTCATCTCGCAGGAGCCGCACCGCATCCGGGTGGCCCTGATGCTGGCGGCGGCCCCGGTGCTCTCGCTGGTGCTGCTGTTCTGGCTGCTCCAGCCCGAGCACTGGACCGAGCGCGACTACCCGGCCTTCGACTGGCTGCCGGCGCTGGACGTCGTCATGCTCGTCTCGATCGGCCTGATCGAGTTCTTCCGCTGCATGAACGTGCTGTCCAACGCGCACGCCACGCTGGTCGCCCGCGACCCGATCCCGGTGGTGCCCGAGACCGGCACGAGAGTGGCCTTCCTCACCTCCTTCGTGCCCGGCAAGGAGCCGCTGGAGATGGTGACGAAGACCCTGGAGGCGGCCGTCAAGATCCGCCACCGGGGTCTGATGCACGTCTGGCTGCTGGACGAGGGCGACGACCCCGAGGTGAAGGCGGTCTGCGAGCGCCTCGGCGTGCACCACTTCTCCCGCAAGGGCGTCGCGAAGTGGAATCAGGCCAAGGGCCCGCACCGCGCCAAGACCAAGCACGGCAACTACAACGCCTGGCTGGAGGCGCACGGCGACGACTACGACTTCTTCGCCTCGGTCGACACCGACCACGTGCCGCTGCCCAACTACCTGGAGCGGATGCTCGGCTTCTTCCGCGACCCGGACGTCGGCTTCGTCATCGGCCCGCAGGTCTACGGCAACTACGACAACCCCATTACCAAGGCCGCCGAGTCGCAGCAGTTCCTCTTCCACGCGCTGATCCAGCGCGCGGGCAACCGCTACGGCTCCCCGATGTTCGTCGGCACGTCCAACGCGGTGCGCATCAAGGCGCTGAAGCAGATCGGCGGTCTGTACGACTCGATCACCGAGGACATGGCGACCGGCTTCGAGATGCACCGCCACAAGAACCCGGCGACGGGCAACAAGTGGCGCTCGGTGTACACGCCGGACGTGCTCGCGGTCGGGGAGGGCCCGAGCGCCTGGACGGACTTCTTCACCCAGCAGATGCGCTGGTCGCGAGGGACGTACGAGACGATCATCGGGCAGTACTGGAAGGGCTGGTACTCGCTGCCGCCGAGCAAGCTCTTCAACTACACCATGATGATCATCTTCTACCCGATGTCGGCCCTGAACTGGATTCTTGCGGCGCTCAGCTGCGCGCTGTTCCTGGGCCTGGGCGCCTCGGGTGTGAACATCGACCCGGCGGTCTGGCTGATGCTCTACGGCAACGCCTCCGCCCTGCAGATCGGCCTGTACGTCTGGAACCGCCGGCACAACGTCTCGCCGCACGAGCCGGAGGGCTCCGGCGGTGTGGCCGGCATGGTGATGTCCGCGCTGTCGGCGCCGCTGTACGCGAAGGCGCTGATCGACTCGGTGCTGCGGCGCAAGAGCAAGTTCGTGGTCACCCCCAAGGGCGATTCGGCGAGCCCGGACCGCTGGTTCGCCACGTTCCGCTACCACTGGTACTTCATCCTGATCTTCGCCGCCTCGATCACGGCGGGCTTCGTCTTCGGCAACTCCCACCCCGCGATGATCATCTGGGCGACGTTCGCGCTGCTGATCACGGCCTCGCCGATCTTCGCCTGGCGCTGGCAGCTGCGGCAGGACGCGAAGAAGCCCGCCCGCCACGCGGCGGAGCAGCCTCAGGACCCTGCCGGGCCGCACCGGACGCAGCCGCTGCCCATCCCGCAGCAGCAGGCGCCGCACGCCCCGCAGAACAAGCCCAGTTGGGCCGCCACCCCTGGCGGCAACGGGGAGGTCGGGGGAACCGACCAGACCATGCAGATCGCCCTTGGTGGACTTGGGGGACGTAAGGAATGAACGACCGTGCAGGCCGCCGCCGGGCCCGTCGACTCGCGATCGGCACGGCGGTGGTACTCGCGCTGGCCGGGATGAACGGGCCGTGGCTCTATCGCTTCAGCACCGAGAAATACCACCAGTACAAGATCAACCAGCCGGAGTACAAGGCCGCGAACGGCAAGTGGGAGATCATCGAGTTTCCCGAGGAGTACCGGCAGAACACGATCCACGCGGCGCTGCTGCGCACCGGCAAGGTGCTGCTCGTCGCGGGGTCGGGCAACAACCAGGAGAACTTCGACGCGAAGAAGTTCGACACCCGTATCTGGGACCCGGTCAAGGGCACCATCAAGAAGGTCCCCACGCCCAGCGACCTGTTCTGCACGGGCCACACCCAGCTCGCCAACGGCAACCTGCTGATCGCGGGCGGCACCAAGCGGTACGAGAAGCTCAAGGGTGACGTCACCAAGGCCGGCGGCCTGATGATCGTCCACAACGAGAACCCGGACAAGCCGATCACCCTGCCCGCGGGCACGAAGTTCACGGGCAAGGAGAACGGCAAGACCTTCGTCTCGAAGGACCCGGTGCTGGTGCCGCGCGCCAAGAAGGTCTTCGACAAGGCGACCGGCAGGTTCCTGCGCAACGACCCCGGCCTCGGCCGGATCTACGTCGAGGCGCAGAAGCGGGGCAAGAAGTTCGAGACGGGCACGCAGGACAACTACCGCGTGCACGGCCTCGACGGCGCCGACGCGCGCAACACGTACGGCATCGCGCAGAAGCTCGCCCTCGACAAGAAGGACTTCCAGGGGATCCGGGACGCCTTCGAGTTCGACCCCGTCGCCGAGAAGTACATCAAGGTCGACCCGATGAAGGAGGCCCGCTGGTACCCGACGCTCACCACCCTGAGCGACGGGAGGATCCTCAGCGTCTCCGGCCTCGACGACATCGGCCAGCTGGTCCCGGGCAAGAACGAGATCTTCGACCCGAAGACCAAGAAGTGGACCTACACCGACAAGGTCCGGCAGTTCCCGACCTACCCGGCGCTGTTCCTCATGCAGAACGGCAAGGTCTTCTACTCGGGTTCCAACGCGGGCTACGGGCCGGACAACGTGGGCCGGGACCCGGGCGTGTGGGACGTGGACACGAACAAGTTCACGAAGGTCCCGGGGCTGAGCGACCCCAAGCTGATGGAGACGTCCGGCACGGTGCTGCTGCCGCCGGCGCAGGACGAGAAGTACATGGTGATCGGCGGCGGTGGCGTCGGCGAGTCCCAGGAGTCCAGCGAGAAGACGAGGATCGTCGACCTGAAGGACGACGACCCGCGCTTCGTGGACGGCCCGTCCCTGGACAAGGGCACGCGCTACCCGAACGCCTCGATCCTGCCGGACGACAGCGTGCTGATCTCCGGCGGCTCGGAGGACTACCGGGGCCGCGGCGACTCCAACATCTTCGAGGCGCGGCTGTACGACACGGAGAAGAACGAGCTCAAGCGGGTCGCCGACCCGCTGGTGGGCCGCAACTACCACTCCGGTTCGATCCTGCTGCCCGACGGTCGCGTGATGTTCTTCGGCTCCGACTCGCTCTACGCCGACAAGGCCAACACCAAGCCGGGCAAGTTCGAGCAGCGCATCGAGATCTACACCCCGCCGTACCTGTACGGCGACGCGGACCGGCCCGCGCTGTCGGGCGGGCCGCAGACCATCGAGCGCGGCGGGACGGGGACGTTCACCTCGTCCGACGCGGCGAAGGTCGACAAGGTCCGGCTGATCCGGCCGAGCGCCGCCACGCACGTCACGGACGTCGACCAGCGGTCCATCGCGCTGGACTTCAAGGCGTCCGGCGACAAGCTGACGGTGACCGTGCCGGAGAACCGGAACCTGGTCCAGGCGGGCTGGTACATGCTGTTCGTGACGGACGCCCAGGGCACGCCGAGCAAGGCGCAGTGGGTCAAGGTGCCGTAGCCGACGGCTCGTCGGGGGCGCTCTCCGGTGCGGGGGGCGCCCCTTTCGCGTGTCTGCCCGCACGGGCCGTTGACGGGAAACCGGCTTGACCTGCACACGGCACCTGGTGTGCTCTCTCGGTACGAGATCGGCACGTGTGGTCAACGGTGGCGGGGGCAACGGGAGATGACCGAGTCGACCACGTCGGGTCCGGTGGCCGAGGAGGTCCTGGCCGCCGCGACCGTCCAGGTCACGGGCGCGGACGGGCACATCGGCGGTCTGGGCGTGGTCATCGCGCCCACCCTGGTGCTGACCTGCGCCCATGTCGTGCTGGACGCGCTGGGTCTGCCCGAGCGGCAGAGCGAGCTGCCCGAGGGGCTCGTGCGCCTCGCCCTCGTCCTCCGGGAGGGCGAGCCGGTGGACGCCGTCGTACGCGACTGGGTGCCGGTGCGCGGGAACGGCACCGGGGACGTGGCCGTCCTGTCCCTGACCCGCCCGCTGCCCGCGGCCCGGCCCGTCGTCATGGTGGCGCCCCGGGACGTCTGGGACCACTCGGCCATCGTTTTCGGACTGCCCAGGGACGACACGGGCGGCGGCTGGCACACCGCCCGGCTCCGCGCCCGCACCGGCACGGGCCGCCTGCAGATGTCCCCGCTCGACGGCCAGACCGACCCCATCCAGCCCGGCTTCAGCGGCTCCGCCGTCTGGGACGACGACCTCGGTGCCGTCGTCGGCATCGTCGCCTCGATCTCACCGGCGCACCGGGGACAGAGCTTCTGCATCCCGACCCGCACGATCCTCGGCGAACTGCCCGGCCTGGCCATGCTGCTCGCGCCCTCCTCCCCCTTCCCCGGGCTGCGCCCGTACACCGAGGAGCACAGCGCGCACTTCTTCGGCCGGGACGAGGACGTCGACGCCGTCCTCACCCTGCTGTGCCCGCAGGGGACGCCCGAGGGCTGCGTGACCCTGACCGGCCCGTCCGGCTCCGGCAAGTCCTCCCTGCTCATGGCGGGCGTGCTGCCCCGCCTGAAGGAACAGGACACGGACGTCGTCACGCTGCGCGCGGAGGGCCGCCTGCCCGACGCCGCCTCGGTCGGGCAGGCCCTGCGGGAGCACCGGTCCGCTCGCGGGCTCGTGCTGGCCGTCGACCAGGCGGAGGCGCTGCTGCTGCGCCCCGAGGAGGAGCTGCGGGCCCTGGTGGACGCGCTCCTCGACGCCGGCCGCCACCCCGGAGTGGCGGTCCTGGTGGCGCTGCGGACCGACTTCCAGGACGCGACCCTGCGCCACCCGGAGCTGAGCCGCCTGATCGGCGGGGCGCCCGCGCACCAGCTGGGCCTGATGACCCGCGAACAGCTCACCGAGGTGGTCCGGCTGCCGCTGCGGGCCTTCCCGGGCGTGGAGTACGACAGCGGCCTGGCCGACCGGCTCATCGAGGACGCGGCGGGCCGCCCCGGCGCCCTGCCCCTGCTCGGTTTCGTCCTCACCACCCTGTGGGACCGGCAGGTCGGCGGCCGGCTCCGCCTCGACACGTACCGCGAACTGGGCGGTCTCGGCGGGGTGTTGAGCAGCCGGGCCGACTCGGCGTGGCAGCGGGCGCTGCGCGGTGCGACGCGGGAGGCCGGGACCGGGCTGCTGCGCGCGCTGGTGCAGGTCCCGCCGGGCAGCGGTACGGCCCTGCGCGCCCGGCTCGCCCGCCGCGACGCCGGGGAGGAGCAGTGGGCCATCGCCCGCGAGCTCGCCGAGGCCCGGGTCCTCGTCCTCGGCGCGGACCCCGAGCGGGGCGAGACGGTCGAGCTGGCCCACGAGGCGCTCATCGAGCACTGGCAGCCCCTGGCCGAGCAGGTGGAGAGCGACCGCACGTTCCTCACCTGGCGCGGCGAACTCCGCTACGACCGGGCCCGCTGGTGGCGGGCCGGGCGGCCGGACGGGCTGCTGCTGGAGGATCCGGCGCTGCCGGTGGCGGAGCGCTGGCTCGCCGAGCGCGGGGACGAACTGACCGACGAGGACCGGGAGTTCATCGAGGCGGGTGTCGCGCTGCGGGATCGCAAGCGGGCCGAGGCCGCGAGATCGGAGCGCCGGAAGCGGTATCTGCGGATGCTGGGGGCGGTGGTCACCGTGCTGGCCGTGGTGGCGGCGGCCGTGGTGTCGGTGCTGTATCTGAACCTGCTGACGGAGCAGCGGCGGCTGGCGTCGGACCGGCTGGCCCAGCAGGCCGCGAGCCTCGACGGCACGTCCCTGACCGTGTCCTCGCTGTACACGGTCGGGGCGTACCGGTCGGAGGCCCGGCCGGACGCGCGGTCCGCCCTGCTGGCGCAGTACCTGCGGATGCAGGACATGGAGCGGGTGGTGATGGAGGGGCGTCACGACGTCGAGGACGTCGCGCTCTCGGAGGACGGCGCCTCCGCGTACGCCCTGCTCGCCAGCGGCCACTACGTGCGGCTCGACCTGCGGAGCAAGACCCGGCCGGAGCCGCTCCTCTACAACAAGGCGACCGACAACGCGCACATGGCCGTGTCGCCCGACGGCCGGACAGCGGCCCGGGCGAATGACTGGGGCGTGATCTCCATGGGCGTACCGGATCCCTCCGGCGACCTGCGGACCGTCGTCCTCCGGCAGGAACAGCAGCTGGGGGAGAACCTGCGCGGCGTGCACGACCTGCGTTTCGACGGGGACGGCGGGCGGATCCTCGCCGCGATCCCCCGCGAGGGCGTGCTCGTGTGGCGCACGGACGACGGCCGCCGCACGGGCCGTACGCTCGCCCCGCCGAAGGGCTGGGACGCGGCGCAGGCGTGGTTCGGCGCGGACGGGACGGTGGTGGCGCGGATCGTCCCCGAGGACGCCGCCGCGGACGACACCCGGGGCCGGCTGGTCTCCTGGGACCTCGGCAGCGGTGCCCTGCGCCGCCCCTGGGGCGAGCAGGCCGCGGCCAGGGCGACGGTCAGCGGCAACGGCCGCGTCCTGGTGACCTGCACGACCCAGGGCGTGCTCGAAGCGTGGCGGCTGGGTGCCTCGCCGAAGCGTTTCCGCAACTGGAACAACTCCGTCTTCCAGGGGCTGTGCCCCCTCAACACGCCCCGGCTCGACGCCTCCGGCCGCTATCTGATCAACCCCACCGGGCGCATCGGCAACGACCTCGGCCGGCTGCGGTTCCTCGTCCTCGACCTGGAGAAGGGCTGGCCGGCCACCTTCGACGTGCCTGCCGCCGCTCCGGAGGACCAGAACATCACCGGCCGCGGGCTCACCCCGCCCGTCGCGTTCGCCGGGCCGCCCGGTGACTTGCGCGCGGTCGTCGCCGCCGGCGGCAGCATCGTCACCGTGCGGGTCCGGCCGCCGACGTCGTTCGACACCAACGCCCTCCTCAACCGCATCCGCACACCGGACGGCCCGTCCGGCAGGATGGCCGTCGTCGACCCCAGCGGCAAGGTCCTGCGGTTGTGGGACCTGGCGGGCCGCAAGCTCCTCGCGACCGCGCGGCCGTCCCGGCCGCTGGCCCCCATGTACGCGGCGTTCAGCCCGGACGGGCGGTGGATGCTGACCATCGCCGAGGACCGGCGCACGGTCCTGGCCTGGCGGATCGACGGCGGCACCCTGACGGAGGAACACGCCCTCGAACTGCCCGCCCCGCCGGACATCACGGCCGCCGGCCCGGACCCCCGCACGGGGCTCACCCCGTCCTGGATCAACATGAGCTTCTCCGACGAGAACCACGCCGTGATCTCGGGGCTGTCGTACGTCTCCCGCTGGCGGCTCGACACCGGGAAGCCGGACGGTGACGTCTACCGGCCCTCGGTCCAGGAGGACTGGCAGCTCGCCAACGAGGCGGCGGGCACCTTCGCCATCGCCATCCCCGGCAAGCCCCAGGCGCTGGTGCGGAAGCTGGACGAGTTCGGCGTCTGGGACTTCTCCAGTGGTGAGTTCACGAGGTGGCACAAGCCGGAACCCGGGAAGGAACGGTCGATCCAGTCCTTCAGCCTCTCCCCCGGCGGAAAGCTGCTCGCCGTGCAGTACGCCGGCGGGCAGGTGCGCCTCTGGGACGTGCGGAAGAAGAAGTTCAGGGAGCCGGACCTCGCCTCCGACGGCGTCTACTACCTCGGCCGCTTCCTGGACAGCCGGCTGCTGCACACCACGACCGCCGCCGGCCAGCTGGTCGTCTGGGACGTGGCCGAACGCCGGGACACCTACCGCTACTACATGGGCTACGGCTCGATCGTCTCCCCGAGCACCGACGGCAGGTCCCTCACCATGCTGGACGGCTCCCGCACCTCCGTGGTCCCCCTCGATCCCGAGCGCTGGGCCGACCGGCTGTGCGCCCTCGCGGAGCGGGAGCTGACCGAGGGGGAGAAGGAACTGGCGGTCGATCCGGACCAGGTCGAGGACGTCTGCTAGGAACTGGCCTTCGCCAGCTTCAGCGCGTAGTCCGCCCACCACTGGCCCGCCTTCGGGCCGCCCTTGCACTCGCCGTCCGACTCGCCGGGCCGCTTGACCCACAGGTAGGCGTCGACCAGCGGGTCGGCCGTCTTCGTCGTCGGCGTCTCGCCCAGGGCGCGGCCGGGCGGGTTGCACCAGCGCTCGCCCGGGTCGCCCTCGGTGTACGGGCCCTTGCCGTTGCGGCTGGTGTCGATGACGAAGTGCTTGCCGCCGACCTTGGCGGAGAGCTGCTTGCCGTAGGCGATGGAGTCCTCGGTGGAGTAGAAGTTCGAGACGTTCACCGAGAAGCCGTCGGCCCGGTCGATGCCCGCGCGGTTCAGCGGCTCGAAGATCTGGTCGGGGTTCTGCCAGCCGGCGTTGCCCGCGTCCAGGTACACCTTCGTGTTCTTCAGGGACTTCAGCTTGGCGACGGCGCCCTTGAGGAGGTCGTAGCGCTCCTCGTGGAACTGCTCCGGGGTGCAGCCGTCCACGAGGTGGAGCAGCGCGTCCGGTTCGAGGATGACCGTGGCCGGCCGGTCGCCGATGCCCGCGGCCACGCCGTCGACCCACGCGCGGTAGGCGTTGCCGTCGGCGGCGCCGCCCTGGGAGTACTGGCCGCAGTCGCGGTGCGGGATGTTGTAGAGGACGAGCAGGGCCGTACGGCCGGCCTTGTCGGCTGCCTCGGTGAAGCCCCGGGTCTGTTCCTCGGGGTTGTCCGGGCCGACCCACTCGGCGACCGGCTGCTCGGCGATCTTGCGGATCGCCTCGGCGTCCCGCTTCTTGCCGGACTTCTCCAGGGCGGCGACCTGCCGGGCCGCGGTGCCGTCCGGGTTGACCCAGAACGGGGCGGTCTCCTTGGGCTGTTGTGTGATCCCGGCGCCCGAGTCGGCGCTCTTGTCCGGTTCATCCCCCCCGCCGTCCGAGGAACACCCCGTGATCAGCAGTGCCGCCCCCAGCACCACCGCGGACATCCGCCTCCCCGCGGACGCCCCGACCCCCCTGCTGCCGTACATCCAACTCCCCCTTGGGTGCACCGTTCCAAGTCTCAATCCTGACACACGTCCCGCGGCACCCACGAGGCCGAACCCGACCTGCGTGGATGACGCAGAGCCACCGTATCGGGACTTGGCGTTATTCAACCTCTAGGCCCGGACGGCCGTTTGGTTCTAGAGTCGTCTCAGCCGGGCCCGGCCTCGGCCAGAGATTCACCCACCGTGCCCCCGCGGCCTCCCGCGCGGCTCGCCGGGTCACTCCCGCAGCCCGTGCGCGCGCGGTCGAGGACCGGCCCGGTCGGCGGCTTCAGGGGGAGCGGGCCGTCGACCGGGCTGGGTGGGCGCGTCACAGGCCGTTCCAGTGAGGTATCACAGGCCGGTCCCCGTGAGGTACGCCGACACCACCACGTTCGCCGTGTAGCTGCGGGTCGCGCGGTCGAAGCTGCCGCCGCAGGTGACCAGCCGCAGTTCGGCCCGGCCCGACTGGCGGGGGCCGTACGCCTGGTGGGCGTCGAAGCGGTCGCGGGTGAGGACCTGGACCGACTCGACGGTGAACTCGGCGACCTTGGCGTCGGCCCGGATCACCCGGATCGTCTGGCCCGGCCGCATGGCACTGACCTTGTAGAACACGGCCGGCCGGGTGTCGGTGTCGACGTGGCCGACCAGGAGCGCGGTGCCGGGCGCCCCGGGGGCCACGCCGCCCGCGTACCAGCCGACCACGCCGGGCTGGTCGTACGGCGGCGGGTCGAGCGCCCCGCGCGCGTCCAGGCCGCGCGCCACGACGGGTGCCTGGACACCGAGCCCGGGGATGTCGACGCGCTGCGGCAGCGCGTCGGCGAGCGGGCGGTGGGCGGGGGGCAGCTTCACGTCCGGGGGCCGGCCGGCCGCCGCCATGTCGCCCGTGGTGGGGGCGGACATGCCGTGCCGCACGTCGGTGACCTCGCGGCCCCACAGCCACAGCCCGAGCAGCAGCACCACCCAGGCCACGCCGGTCAGCAGGCGGCCCGTACCCGGAGAGAACCTCTGTTCGTGGTCGGACATGGTCAGTCCGTCCCGCGGCTCCGGCGGACACCGCCCAGCGCGACGACCACCGCGGCCACCCCCGCCAACACCAGGCCGGTCACGCCCTGGGCCGTGCCCGGCCCGGTCCCGCGCTCCTCGGCGGCGACCAGGTCGGCGGCGCCACCACCGCCCGCGCGCACGGGAGCGACGGGCGAGGCGTACGGGCTCGGCGGCCGGGACCCCTCCGGCCCGGACGGTTCACCGCCGGCTCCCGATGCGGGCGACTGCCCGCCCTTCTCCGGAACGGCCCGCTGCCTCTCGCCGTCCCGGACGGTGAGCGTGCCGGTCCGTTCGGTGTCTCCGCAGGTGACCTTCACGGCGTACGTCCCCGCCGCGAGCGTGGAGCGGACGCGGCTCTCGCCGGCCAGCTCGCGCCCGCCGCCGGTGACGGTGAGCCCGCCGTCGGTGACGGTGAGCCGGGCGTCGGCGACGAACGCCGCCGAGGCGGCGACGGCCGTCCGCTGCGCGCAGCCGGTCACGCGGACCGTGACGTCACCGCCGGGCGCGGGGGTCGCCGGGATCACCGAGACGCCCCCCGTGTCCGCCGCGTACGCCGCCGGGGTCAGGGCGGCCGCGGCCAGGACGGTCGTGCAGAGAGTGACTCTCAGGGAACCCATCGTGAACCTCCAGACGCCTGGAGCCTCCCCCGCGCGGCCGCCCGCCGCATCCGCAGGGACGCGGCGGCTGCTCCGTACGGGTGACGACGGGTTTGAGTCCCGGGACGCGGTCCGACGGGTCCGGGGTCAGACCCGGTCGACCAGGTCCGCGATCGAGTCCACGACCTGCGAGGGCCGGTACGGGAAGCCGTCGACCTGGTCGGGGCGGGTCAGGCCGGTGAGCACCAGGAAGGTCTGCATCCCGGCCTCCATGCCGGCCAGCACGTCGGTGTCCATGCGGTCGCCGATCATCGCGCTGGTCTCGGAGTGCGCCCCGATGGCGTTCAGCCCGGTCCGCATCATCAGGGGGTTCGGCTTGCCCGCGAAGTACGGCTTCTTGCCGGTCGCCTGGGTGATCAGCGCGGCCACCGCGCCGGTCGCGGGCAGCGGGCCCTCGGTGGACGGGCCGGTCTCGTCGGGGTTGGTGCAGATGAAGCGGGCGCCGCCGAGGATGAGCCGGACCGCCTTCGTCATGGCCTCGAAGGAGTACGTGCGGGTCTCCCCGAGGACGACGTAGTCCGGCTCGTGGTCGGTCAGGATGTAGCCGATGTCGTGCAGCGCGGTGGTCAGGCCGGCCTCGCCGATGACGTACGCCGAGCCGCCCGGCCGCTGGTCGTCCAGGAACTGGGCCGTGGCCAGGGCCGAGGTCCAGATGGACTCGATCGGCACCTCCAGG
This genomic stretch from Streptomyces sp. Go-475 harbors:
- a CDS encoding trypsin-like peptidase domain-containing protein; amino-acid sequence: MTESTTSGPVAEEVLAAATVQVTGADGHIGGLGVVIAPTLVLTCAHVVLDALGLPERQSELPEGLVRLALVLREGEPVDAVVRDWVPVRGNGTGDVAVLSLTRPLPAARPVVMVAPRDVWDHSAIVFGLPRDDTGGGWHTARLRARTGTGRLQMSPLDGQTDPIQPGFSGSAVWDDDLGAVVGIVASISPAHRGQSFCIPTRTILGELPGLAMLLAPSSPFPGLRPYTEEHSAHFFGRDEDVDAVLTLLCPQGTPEGCVTLTGPSGSGKSSLLMAGVLPRLKEQDTDVVTLRAEGRLPDAASVGQALREHRSARGLVLAVDQAEALLLRPEEELRALVDALLDAGRHPGVAVLVALRTDFQDATLRHPELSRLIGGAPAHQLGLMTREQLTEVVRLPLRAFPGVEYDSGLADRLIEDAAGRPGALPLLGFVLTTLWDRQVGGRLRLDTYRELGGLGGVLSSRADSAWQRALRGATREAGTGLLRALVQVPPGSGTALRARLARRDAGEEQWAIARELAEARVLVLGADPERGETVELAHEALIEHWQPLAEQVESDRTFLTWRGELRYDRARWWRAGRPDGLLLEDPALPVAERWLAERGDELTDEDREFIEAGVALRDRKRAEAARSERRKRYLRMLGAVVTVLAVVAAAVVSVLYLNLLTEQRRLASDRLAQQAASLDGTSLTVSSLYTVGAYRSEARPDARSALLAQYLRMQDMERVVMEGRHDVEDVALSEDGASAYALLASGHYVRLDLRSKTRPEPLLYNKATDNAHMAVSPDGRTAARANDWGVISMGVPDPSGDLRTVVLRQEQQLGENLRGVHDLRFDGDGGRILAAIPREGVLVWRTDDGRRTGRTLAPPKGWDAAQAWFGADGTVVARIVPEDAAADDTRGRLVSWDLGSGALRRPWGEQAAARATVSGNGRVLVTCTTQGVLEAWRLGASPKRFRNWNNSVFQGLCPLNTPRLDASGRYLINPTGRIGNDLGRLRFLVLDLEKGWPATFDVPAAAPEDQNITGRGLTPPVAFAGPPGDLRAVVAAGGSIVTVRVRPPTSFDTNALLNRIRTPDGPSGRMAVVDPSGKVLRLWDLAGRKLLATARPSRPLAPMYAAFSPDGRWMLTIAEDRRTVLAWRIDGGTLTEEHALELPAPPDITAAGPDPRTGLTPSWINMSFSDENHAVISGLSYVSRWRLDTGKPDGDVYRPSVQEDWQLANEAAGTFAIAIPGKPQALVRKLDEFGVWDFSSGEFTRWHKPEPGKERSIQSFSLSPGGKLLAVQYAGGQVRLWDVRKKKFREPDLASDGVYYLGRFLDSRLLHTTTAAGQLVVWDVAERRDTYRYYMGYGSIVSPSTDGRSLTMLDGSRTSVVPLDPERWADRLCALAERELTEGEKELAVDPDQVEDVC
- a CDS encoding glycoside hydrolase family 6 protein, which gives rise to MYGSRGVGASAGRRMSAVVLGAALLITGCSSDGGGDEPDKSADSGAGITQQPKETAPFWVNPDGTAARQVAALEKSGKKRDAEAIRKIAEQPVAEWVGPDNPEEQTRGFTEAADKAGRTALLVLYNIPHRDCGQYSQGGAADGNAYRAWVDGVAAGIGDRPATVILEPDALLHLVDGCTPEQFHEERYDLLKGAVAKLKSLKNTKVYLDAGNAGWQNPDQIFEPLNRAGIDRADGFSVNVSNFYSTEDSIAYGKQLSAKVGGKHFVIDTSRNGKGPYTEGDPGERWCNPPGRALGETPTTKTADPLVDAYLWVKRPGESDGECKGGPKAGQWWADYALKLAKASS
- a CDS encoding class F sortase — encoded protein: MSDHEQRFSPGTGRLLTGVAWVVLLLGLWLWGREVTDVRHGMSAPTTGDMAAAGRPPDVKLPPAHRPLADALPQRVDIPGLGVQAPVVARGLDARGALDPPPYDQPGVVGWYAGGVAPGAPGTALLVGHVDTDTRPAVFYKVSAMRPGQTIRVIRADAKVAEFTVESVQVLTRDRFDAHQAYGPRQSGRAELRLVTCGGSFDRATRSYTANVVVSAYLTGTGL
- a CDS encoding HAD-IIA family hydrolase, with protein sequence MADRKPIESWLTDMDGVLIHEGVPIPGADAFLKKLRESGKPFLVLTNNSIYTPRDLHARLRRMGLEVPIESIWTSALATAQFLDDQRPGGSAYVIGEAGLTTALHDIGYILTDHEPDYVVLGETRTYSFEAMTKAVRLILGGARFICTNPDETGPSTEGPLPATGAVAALITQATGKKPYFAGKPNPLMMRTGLNAIGAHSETSAMIGDRMDTDVLAGMEAGMQTFLVLTGLTRPDQVDGFPYRPSQVVDSIADLVDRV